Proteins from one Hoplias malabaricus isolate fHopMal1 chromosome 2, fHopMal1.hap1, whole genome shotgun sequence genomic window:
- the mepcea gene encoding 7SK snRNA methylphosphate capping enzyme, translating into MIEMSVDKETVLANERPPPPPGQHPELYEQCTEDPLQPLGHKAKPDGGLNLGEGGAEENGNHKTSHQTLDSSIQSLNYVQQSKSQPRLKRRSTMNSGFKHPIFGKRRRRANSESESVLPTNFLLGGNIFDPLNLNSLLDEEVNRALNAETPKSSPLPAKSRDPVEILIPRDITDPLNLNCCTAGDSTGGLLLTPLKTAGGGRRRHRNRHHGVGGSGRGGEGPVTQLYLSLPESEKARTFPELTLASSGSHLDSVETSETSTEEVVETKIESKLESNDIPTQESQTQCPSDPNLTTSREEMDEMPSVVENAATSTNVPHRHRKRKRTTSKSENSAAPNCEKAKATASGNQPQPNHPQGIVPQTQPPQQPNHRRHQKIQQNPNQHQQQNKNHHQHQQQKKKFQYGNYDKYYGYRNPGSTEDPRLWTLKPEWFKGKEVLDLGCNTGRLTLTIAKNWRPSRIVGLDIDGALIHAARQNIRYYLSEMHVLRARSRRVDDSGGKETKGDEGKEADHQELAGRKESDATVERAERPGVSSEVQEERKKDRGDEERESIEEKMDGSADVKETSREPESEGREDRARKGKEGEEKEEVKADAVQAVSSSSSENYSFPISLRISRGPIAAPPLPDTNTPPPGNFPSNVTFVKGNYVLESDVLLLTQREEYDVVLCLSVTKWVHLNWGDVGLKRFFQRVYRHLRPGGLFILEPQPWHSYGKRKKLTETITKNYYSIRLKPEQFSSYLMSDEVGFSSYELIGTPTNLSRGFQRPIYLFHKGPTPQK; encoded by the exons ATGATAGAGATGTCTGTAGATAAAGAGACTGTTTTAGCCAATGAACGCCCACCACCACCGCCTGGACAGCACCCTGAACTTTATGAGCAATGCACTGAAGACCCTCTGCAGCCTCTTGGACACAAAGCCAAACCTGATGGGGGTCTTAACCTGGGTGAGGGAGGAGCTGAGGAGAACGGGAACCATAAAACATCCCATCAGACTCTTGACAGCTCAATTCAGAGCCTTAACTATGTCCAGCAGTCCAAATCTCAACCGAGGCTTAAGCGTCGTAGCACCATGAACAGCGGCTTCAAACATCCGATATTCGGCAAGCGTCGTCGCCGTGCCAACTCCGAGAGTGAGTCTGTCCTCCCCACCAATTTCCTCTTAGGAGGCAACATCTTTGACCCTCTGAACCTTAACAGTTTATTGGACGAGGAGGTGAACCGGGCGCTCAATGCGGAAACTCCGAAATCTTCACCTTTACCAGCGAAAAGTAGAGATCCTGTTGAAATCCTGATCCCGAGAGACATCACAGACCCTCTGAACCTGAACTGCTGCACAGCTGGAGACTCCACCGGGGGTCTTCTTTTAACGCCACTGAAAACCGCCGGAGGAGGACGGAGACGACATCGTAACAGACATCATGGCGTGGGAGGAAGTGGGAGAGGAGGCGAAGGACCTGTGACCCAACTCTACCTTTCTCTTCCAGAGAGTGAGAAAGCAAGAACCTTCCCAGAGTTGACGTTGGCATCTTCTGGGTCTCATCTGGACTCAGTGGAGACCTCTGAGACTTCAACGGAAGAGGTTGTGGAGACCAAGATTGAGTCAAAATTGGAATCAAATGACATTCCCACCCAGGAATCCCAGACCCAGTGTCCAAGTGATCCAAACCTCACTACCAGCCGAGAAGAGATGGATGAAATGCCTTCTGTTGTGGAAAATGCCGCCACTTCCACCAACGTCCCGCACCGTCACCGAAAACGCAAACGCACCACCAGTAAGTCTGAGAACTCAGCTGCTCCTAACTGTGAAAAAGCCAAAGCTACAGCTTCTGGAAATCAACCACAGCCTAATCATCCACAAGGAATCGTTCCTCAGACCCAACCACCGCAGCAGCCGAACCACAGGAGACATCAGAAGATCCAGCAGAATCCCAACCAGCACCAACAGCAGAACAAGAACCACCACCAGCATCAGCAGCAGAAGAAGAAGTTTCAATACGGCAACTATGACAAATACTACGGCTACCGGAACCCGGGTTCCACCGAAGACCCTCGGTTATGGACTCTCAAACCGGAGTGGTTTAAAGGGAAGGAGGTTCTAGATTTGGGCTGCAACACCGGCCGCCTCACGCTAACCATTGCTAAGAACTGGAGACCTTCCAGAATCGTGGGTTTGGACATCGACGGCGCTCTGATCCACGCGGCGAGACAGAACATCCGCTACTACCTCTCGGAGATGCATGTACTGCGGGCACGCTCCAGAAGGGTGGATGACAGCGGAGGGAAAGAGACGAAGGGAGACGAGGGGAAGGAGGCCGATCATCAGGAGCTGGCAGGGAGAAAGGAAAGTGATgcaacagtggagagagctgaaAGACCAGGAGTGTCCTCGGAAGTGcaggaggagagaaaaaaggatAGAGGCgatgaggagagagaaagcatAGAGGAGAAGATGGATGGCTCAGCAGACGTGAAGGAGACATCACGAGAACCTGAAAGTGAAGGTAGAGAGGACAGGGCGAGAAAGGGAAAGGAAGGAGAAGAAAAGGAAGAGGTAAAGGCTGATGCAGTGCAAGCTGTCTCCTCCTCGTCCAGTGAAAATTATTCGTTCCCCATCTCTCTCCGTATCTCCAGAGGACCCATAGCTGCCCCTCCACTGCCCGACACAAACACTCCTCCACCCGGGAACTTCCCCTCGAACGTCACTTTCGTCAAG GGTAATTATGTGTTAGAGAGTGATGTGTTGTTGTTGACTCAGAGAGAGGAGTATGATGTCGTCCTGTGTCTGAGCGTGACCAAGTGGGTTCACCTCAACTGGGGAGACGTTGGACTTAAGAGGTTTTTCCAGAGGGTTTATCGCCACCTTCGGCCCGGAGGACTCTTCATCCTCGAGCCCCAGCCCTGGCACTCGTATGGCAAGAGGAAAAAACTCACG GAGACGATCACAAAGAACTATTACAGTATCCGTTTGAAGCCGGAGCAGTTTTCATCATATCTGATGTCAGATGAGGTGGGCTTCTCCAGCTACGAGCTGATCGGGACCCCCACCAACTTGTCCAGAG GTTTTCAGAGGCCAATCTACCTGTTTCACAAAGGTCCCACTCCTCAGAAGTGA
- the her7 gene encoding hairy and enhancer of split related-7, with protein sequence MTGDLWTTAAVRSLEQSQGPRMDRKLLKPQVERRRRERMNRSLESLRNLLLPGPEAASQRRVEKAEILENTVVFLRSAVAQKTREGPKAGSEGDQYLDGFSACLHKAAWFLQTEGESRGLRASLPSALYQHMSRLNVSMATTSWTRIPRKAGIHEKSQRGEGSNRRCTHLSQPYVVPQRDTRPRDLLRCHGNPHTTSQPPSRQESSGQQGVWRPWP encoded by the exons ATGACCGGAGACCTGTGGACTACTGCTGCTGTCAGGAGCCTGGAGCAGAGCCAGGGACCCAGAATGGACAGAAAG ctgTTAAAGCCTCAGGTAGAGcgaaggaggagagagaggatgaaCAGGAGTCTTGAGAGTCTGAGAAATTTACTCCTCCCGGGCCCTGAG GCTGCTTCTCAGAGGCGAGTGGAGAAGGCTGAGATCCTAGAGAACACCGTTGTATTCCTGCGAAGCGCAGTGGCACAAAAAACTCGAGAAGGACCCAAGGCCGGTTCTGAGGGGGATCAGTACTTGGACGGCTTCTCTGCGTGTTTACACAAGGCCGCTTGGTTCTTACAGACGGAGGGTGAGTCCCGGGGGCTCCGGGCTTCTTTACCCTCAGCTCTGTACCAGCACATGAGCCGGCTGAATGTTTCCATGGCAACCACATCTTGGACCCGTATCCCTCGCAAGGCTGGCATCCATGAGAAGAGCCAGCGTGGAGAAGGGTCTAATAGGAGGTGTACGCACCTCTCACAGCCGTACGTTGTCCCTCAGAGAGACACACGTCCTCGCGACCTCCTGcgttgccatggaaacccacacacaaccTCGCAACCTCCTTCCAGGCAGGAGAGCTCGGGGCAGCAGGGGGTTTGGAGGCCGTGGCCTTGA
- the her1 gene encoding hairy-related 1 produces the protein MGTPKMTNRRASKRVLKPVIEKKRRDRINQRLEELRTLLLDNTLDTRLQNPKVEKAEILELTVEYIKNKSNSGKEKQSDLTKDSSDTVAPDPASGKPRVPCISLHEPSTLQSNGPLYTAGFRECISRLAGFIECVEPPQRESFIQGLRQHLDSHSVCVPNQPWASGTPEHFTFASNHQLYPNSFVLHHPYPSPPYSLSPPPSPPFSTSPTYLSVPCHFPYPPSLSPLSSESSTWSSCSSSSFATSTPAVAMVTAPEARPPTPSRSSGTVPPRRTLFLNQQRNIWRPW, from the exons ATGGGGACTCCGAAGATGACGAACCGAAGAGCGTCCAAAAGA gttttaaaGCCAGTGATTGAGAAGAAGAGGAGAGATCGAATAAATCAAAGACTAGAGGAGCTCAGGACCCTCCTcctggacaacactctagacaCG AGACTCCAAAACCCCAAAGTGGAGAAGGCGGAGATTCTGGAGCTCACTGTGGAATACATCAAGAATAAATCAAACAGTGGTAAAGAAAAGCAAT CAGATCTGACCAAGGATTCCTCGGACACCGTGGCCCCAGATCCAGCTTCAGGAAAACCCAGAGTCCCCTGCATCTCCCTCCACGAGCCCAGCACACTTCAGAGCAACGGCCCCCTGTACACGGCCGGCTTTCGAGAGTGCATCTCGCGCCTGGCGGGTTTTATCGAGTGCGTGGAGCCGCCGCAGAGAGAAAGCTTCATCCAGGGACTTCGTCAGCATCTGGATTCCCACTCTGTCTGTGTTCCTAACCAGCCCTGGGCCTCAGGAACGCCAGAACACTTCACCTTCGCCAGCAACCACCAGTTGTATCCCAACTCCTTCGTCCTCCATCACCCTTATCCTTCCCCTCCGTATTCCCTCTCTCCTCCGCCCTCCCCGCCCTTCTCCACCTCTCCAACGTATCTCTCCGTCCCCTGCCACTTCCCTTACCCTCCTTCCCTCTCCCCACTCTCATCCGAGTCGTCCACGTGGTCCTCGTGCAGCTCCTCGTCCTTCGCCACGTCCACTCCAGCGGTCGCGATGGTCACGGCCCCCGAGGCCAGACCCCCAACGCCCTCGCGATCCTCAGGTACCGTGCCTCCGAGGAGAACACTGTTCCTGAATCAGCAGCGGAACATCTGGAGGCCGTGGTGA